TGCTATTGCTATGCTTTGCAGGGAGCCACCCAATGCAGCCAGATGCTCGCTTCCTACTGTTGTTATGACAGATGCTGCTAATTCAGTACTTTGTATGACATGTGTGGCGTCTCTAGCTCCACCAAGGCCTGCCTAGGAAATAAATAGACATGCAAGCGATTAATAAAATCGTTTCTGCAACCATGAAAGTTCAGGTTTCGTGTAATTTAGAGTCAGCAAGGACAGATGGTGCTAAGAATGTGACTCAACTATGATAAGCAAGGCACTTTGCATTCAAGACCAACTGACGGTATGCTTGTTGTCCTTATTACATTAGAGTGAGATCCATCGAAAGTGCTAGCCAAGCAGAGTCGTCTTAACTTATTAGCACTATTTCGGTATTTTCTTCAATCTCGTATCCCATATGCGACTTGGCTTAATATCTCAAAATAGATTGCCTATTCTACATTCCTAGTGGCAAACTCTTGTGATTtctattcgagaaaaaaaaactcttgtGATTTCTGTTCAGCATAATATTAGTTCATATTCCTATCTAAAATATGGAAGGCCAAGTCATGGCCCTATATGTACCAGCCTCGAAATTTAACAGCGATGAGCAGAGAACCTAAGAGGTCATATAAGGCGGTAGTAGATGTTCCATAACTTACTTCaacgatggcaatgtcaacatTTTCTCGTGAGAATAGAAGAAATGAGAGAGCAGTAAAAACCTGCAGATAATTCTAAAAGTCATGACTATGATTAGATGAAAGACAAAACATGAAGAGATTAAATGCCAATTGTATTGGAGTCTACCGGAAAAATTCACATCAACTGTTTGCAATAACTGTTTGCATGTGTAATGGAATGGACAAAAAATTTATCATCCAAAAATGAGGTAAGCTACATTTTTAATAAATAAACTACCTCAAAATGTGTCAGGGCTCCGTTTTCTGATTCTATTGATTCATCAATAGCTTCCTTAGCCTGATCAAAAAGATCACTTAAGAGTCTAACTGGGACAGGTCCTCCATCATTTCCAACAGAAATTCGTTCACGTATAGTTAGAAGATGTGGGCTGCATAGAAAAACAGAACTATAAACGATCTACAATAGATGACTACAATTCAAACACTGGACATAGAGCTCAATATGAAAGGATTTGCTCCCTAAGAATTGAAGAGGATAGAGCTAAGGCAGAGAAAGATACTTTTTTATATACATAAGCCTCATTCGATCAAAGCTACTTAAAATATATTACATATGCTCCTGTGTACCTTTTTGACCTATCAACAGCCCCATCTAGGCTATTTCTCTTTAATAGATTTTGTAAATTCAATTTGGTATCATCTGGTAAAAGTTGACATCAGTTGACAGAGGTTAAAAGCCTAAACCATTTTGTCTATGCCATTGTTTCATACTAAGTACTAACTTGCTCGAGCAAACAATCATGAATCTCGAGTCTGCCTTCCTATCATAGAGGCACCACAAAACTTCTGTCTAACAGTAACAACTACATATGATCTACATAGCTGATGATGAGTAGAGATTACCTGGAATAACAACCCACATTGTAGCCTTGCTCCCTCATGATATTGGACAGGAATGCAGCAGTCGAACCTTTCCCCTTGGTGCCGGCGATATGCACAGCCTACAAACACGACTATTGAGCCCTTGCATTTACTGCACTATCTTTGAACTTTGATGATGTCAACGGTTGAAGCCGCAAGGTATCTGTGTTAGTAAGCGAGATGAGATGaccgggggcggggggggggggggggggggggggggggttgcggGGGGGCTCACGGGGAAGTGGGTGTGGGGGTCGCCGAGCCTGCGGAGGAGACGGCGCATGCGGCCGAGGTCGAAACCGTCGTCAGAGTCTGTTCCGGCGCCGCGCGGCACGCCCGAGCGCTCGTAGTTGCGCAGCCGCTCCATGTACTCGAAGAAATCCCCGAGCCGACCCTCCTCGTCGCCCCCGGCCATTGCGGacaggccgcggcggccgctgctccCCCGCAGTATACTGCGGTGGAGGCGGAGGGCGACGGGGAAGCGGCCGAGCATCCGTCGGGGCCGAGCTTCGAGCGCGGCAGCAGGAGGAGCCGGAGGGCGCGCGGTCGCAGCCGTGGCGCCTAGATGCGGCGAATCGCGCCCGCGCGCCTCCACTCCTCGCTGCGGGATACAGACGAATGGCGAGCTGTTGCTAGGTCTTGTGAGGAGGATAGGCCTCGCGCTTCCGGCCGAGACGGGAGGTGGGGAGGATGGCGGCGTCGCGGGCCGACGGGCTGCCGGAGGAGGAGCCGACGAGggagaaaagagagaagataGGGGCAAAACCAGGGGGGTTCTTGATAGATAACGGTAACTTTCCATCCTGACCGTCCGATCTCGTTTAGACCTCGACCGAATAGGCAGCATAAGCAAACCTCCCAAACCCTCCCCCGATCTCCGCCGCTCCAAAATgtggcgccgccacctcctccgcttTCTCCCGTCTCCGGCCCCCGGCGCCACGGCCGCCACGCCCCATTCGCCCTTCCTGCGCcacctctccacctccaccacaccCGCTCTGACCAACTCCCTCGCATCGTccctcgcggcggcgctcgccgcgctctccacgaccccgccgcccgccaccaccgCGGACGCCTACTTCTCGCTCCATTTCTCCGACGTGCGCCCCACCAACGCGCTCCTCGCCGAGGCGCTCGCGCTCTCCCCGCCCGACTCCTCGCGCGCAGCCGCCGACCTCTTCCGCTtcctcgtccgccgccgctcgctccacCCCTCCGACGGCGCGCTCGCGCCCGTCGTCCGGcacctcgcgcgccgccgcgactTCCCCGCCGTGCGCGCTCTCATCCAGGAGTTCCCCACCGCGCTCGGGCCCGCCACGCTCGACGCTTACCTCCGCCAGCTCGCCAGAGCCGGCCGCCCCACGGATGCCGTCAAGGTGTTCGACGAATTGCCCGAGCAGCTCCGTAACCGCGAGGCGCTCACTTCGTTGGTCTCCTCGCTTTCTGCTGAAGGCTTCCCTTCGCACGCAGAACGTGCTACCAAGAAGGTCGCCAATGAGATCTTCCCGGATGACAATATCTGCACTTTGCTGGTATCTGGATATGCCGATGCTGGAAAGCTCGACCATGCACTGAGGTTGATTGGCGAGACACGGCGTGGTGGGTTTCAGCCAGGGTTGGATTCATACAATGCTATTCTTGACTGTGTTTGCCGGCTCTGCCGCAAGAAGGACCCGCTGAGGATGTCAGTGGAAGCGGAGAAGTTCTTAGTTGACATGGAGGCCAACGGCATTCCCCGGGATGCAGGGACATTTCGGGTGCTGATCACAAATCTTTGCAAGATCCGCAAGACGGAGGATGCCATGAATCTCTTCCGCCGTATGGGTGAGTGGGGATGCTCACCGGATGCTGACACATACTTGGTGCTCATCAGGAGCTTGTACCAAGCTGCTCGGATTTCAGAGGGGGACGAGATGATGACATGGATGCGTTCTGCCGGATTTGGAGATAAACTTGATAGGAAGGCGTATTACGGATTCATCAAGATCTTGTGTGGGATTGAGCGGGTTGAGCATGCTGTCAAGGTATTCCGTATGATGAAAGGATATGGGCATGCTCCTGGAGTGAAGTCGTATAGCTTGCTGATTGAGAACCTTACTAGGCACAATTTAGGGGATCGTGCAAGTGCACTGTTCAGGGAGGCAGTTGCACGTGGTGTAACTGTGGCACCAAGAGAGTATAAGACTGAAAAGAGGTTTGTGAAGgcaaagaaggagaagaaggtgaAGAAGAGGCTCACTTTGCCGGAGAAGATGAGATTGAAGAGCAAGAGGCTATACAAGCTCAGAATGAGTTTTGTCAAGAAGCCCAGGCGTCGAATGAGAATTTAAGCAAAATTTTTGGTAATTTTTCTAGTCATGCTACTTTTGTTACTCTTTTCATAATACTATCTTTGCTTAAGCATTTCTTTGTGGATGGTGATAGACTGATAGTTCAAAGAACCAATCTGTTGTTTTACGTTAGTTGTTTATCCTCAAGTATCTTACTGCATTGCACTTAAAAATATGAAAGCACAAATGAAATattatttttccgatttttcctGTATGCAGTTTCAGGACTATGTTTAGAATCTATTCTTTTATGCCATCCTACTTAAAGGCAGTTGTCAAAAGCCCCGTTTCTTTATGAATGTGTGGAAGACAAACTCTAAGGATAAGTTTGCTTGGTCACCGCCATAGTGGCGGTTTGTATCGGTCCTCTTGGACCTTCCTtccttcttcttaatataatgatgcgcagttctcctgcgtgttcgagaaaaaaaaaagaagataagTTTGCTAATTAATGCATGGATATGATACTGAATAAGATATTAAGTCAAGAATTATAGGCAGGAAGAACTTTTTGGAACCAGGGAAGTTAGCAAGTGCTGTCCCAAAGCAGCAGGTAGTTTCGAATGAGTTTGATTCCACAACTCATCTTATTTCTCTGATCAGCAACCAGTACATCTGCCATTGGTTCCCAATAATTGGTACATGAGTCAAAGCCTTAGCAAATTTGGTATCCTAATATTGTTTTTCTTGCCCTTTTCTTCAAACTGGCTATTTCTGTTCTTTGTTTAGTATCATGAAGCAGTTGCATAGATAAGTTACTTTAAATTTTACAGCATTCAAAATGACTTATGGTTAAGTGCACTACTTATGAATATCAAAATTCCTGAATCTACTCTTTTTAAGAACTGTGGGTACATGCAAATATAAAAACATTTGAAAATACAAAAGGAACTAAACTTGCTTCATTGTTCCTTATCCAAGGTTATCATGCCTCTCTGCTTGCAAAAGGCCAGTACAAACTGGAATAGTCTTACTCATTTTCATTTTCCCGCAGTCTAATTTGCCGCTGAAAACATTTTACTTTTTACATCATAGCAACTCCACGGCTACATTTTTTAAATCAGTTTGTTTGACATATGTGGCTTTAGTTCCAGTTAGGGACCTTTCcctatgaaacaaaattagccACTGTGCTCAAGTCCATGCTTTTAGCTGTGAAATACAATACTCTCAATGAGTCCTGCATTTTTTAAATCAGTTTGTTTGACATATGTGGCTTTAGTTCCAGTTAGGGACCTTTCcctatgaaacaaaattagccACTGTGCTCAAGTCCATGCTTTTAGCTGTGAAATACAATACTCTCAATGAGTCCTGTTATGTGTAGCCAAGGCCCAAGGTTGTTCTAATACATAAGTTCAATCCTGCTGGTATTCTGATACATATAAGCATGAACGGTGCATATTCTAATATTCTATACGGTAGGAATGCTAACCTGTTTCCAATTTTTTAAGTTCCCCTTTGTCACCAGAGCATATTCTGACCTAGGTGTTTAGAGTGTACTTGAGCCCCACCACTACATGTAGGTCCAACTTCCTGTATTGTATCATATCATGAGCTTGACTTAACAAACCTGGCTTTTCACCATCCAAGCTAGTGGTTCTCACTAACTTAACCATCATATTTGGATGAGGGACATCTTTAGTATTGAACATATGGAATATGCTCTGGTCATGTGCCATGTTCCTTGACCTTAATTCTATGTATTCTTTATGGGAATTCTAAAGTGCTGAACATAATCACCATGTTTATGAAGTTACAAGTTCTCAACTCATATTTGTGACTATGTTTGATAGAGGCACCACTACCGTATGTTTGCTGGTAGCTGAAGTTACAAGATAAATGAGATCATActgtactactccctccatcccaaattattagtcgttttggcttttttaggtgcatagtttttgctatgcatctagatatatatgATGTCTAGGTGCACAGCAAAATCAGTAtacctagaaaagccaaaacgactaataattttgGATGGAGTAGAAGCTAATATCATTATCTAGGGATTTTCCCTATGATCTCATCTGTCCGATTCAAGTTTTACGTATGATTTTATTTGCCACACCAAAAGTTTTGCAGCATTGCATGGGAAATTAAGGATTTAAAAGTTTGTCCTATGTACTTAATATGATTTTCTTAGAAACTACCTATGCCTTTCTGAAATTGTGTTCCTAATGGTTTGTAATTATGCATCAGTTTGGTTGGAGCAGATGGCCATGGGAGCGAAACATCATCGGGAGTTAGATTTATTAATCCTGAAGATCAGAAAATTGTTGTCCTTGACTTGTGCCTGCCATTGTGACTGGCTATTCAACAGTAATGTTTTCCAATGTAAGGGCTACGTATGGTTTATGTTTCAATGTCTGGTGGCTCTGGTGATGTTTGGTGCGACTCCTTGCATTTCATTCTAAATAATGTACCATTTCACTTCTTTTTGTTTACCCTTCTAGTAATGTTATGTACACCTTAGTTTTTCATAGAAAGCATTGGAAATCTGCAACAACCGTATGCCCAACCAAATCTAACTGTACCATCTCTTGCTAAAGAACGGTCACTGTTTTTTATGCGTGGAAATGTGTTTTCCAATGTCCTCGAGCCTGATCTTCTACATTAACATCACCTGTTTCCACTCACTTGTTCTACACACTGGTTGATTTCTGCACGTCACGTCAGAGTTTAGGTCTCGGCAATTGGGGGCTGCACTGCCGGGACCGGGATGAGCAGGAACAGCGGAAGGGATCACGGTGCACTCACGCAGAGACCCGTCCTTTTCCAGATTTCCATCAGGTAGATATGACTTCTTTTTTCTATGCAACTTTATACACCTGGTTTGCGTGCACTGGTCCTCTTTTCTTGAGCTCTCATTTCGTAAACCAATCTCGGATCAAGCTGGTATCATTCACACCATTACAGAGGggctctctctcacacacactttaGATAACATAAACTATGGGCCTCTGGGACCCTTTGCCCCTTGTCTCGATTGGCACAGCCCTGATCTCTGTTGCACCGAGAACCAGCAAGGGCTTCACTTCAATGAGTGGCAACCGCAAAAGATGTGTGCAAAAGACTAGCAAAATCAATAAATAAAAAGTGCTTCCCATCTGATGAAAACTTGAATAACCTACACTTCTCTATTGAAATTCTTGTGAGACATCAGACATCTTTCACCGTTGTGCGATCTAAAAATCCCTGAGAAATGCAAGGTGCTGAAGCGAAGAAATGTGCTCTTGGTCACTATGCAAATCTAGGTGAGGTGATAAAGAGTTCCTGCGTGCCCAAATTTGTCGATTTTTTAGACTCTGCAGTGAGGAATTTGACAGGCCACCAACCTTGGACCCTGCCCACTATGCCCCCGTCGCCTCTGCCACAGCCCAAATCCAGGCAGAGGCAGCCGTTTCCTGTGCATAAATGGGCAGCAGTAGAACTGAGAGCGATGGATATGGCCGGGAATTATTGAGGGTCACACATCAACATCATATCCTTTCCAAGGCGATCCCTCTTATCAGAAACAGGCGGAAAAATGATTGGTACACCATGCAACTGTGATAGATCTTATCTTGAACGTCCATTGTGAAGCCAACTTGCAAGATCCTGTCCCCACATGGCGTATACGGGctgtattttatttttttatgctGTATACTCCACCTTTGCTGCCACCGAGGGAATCTTGGACTGACGGATGAGCACATAAAGTTACCTAGGGCCATGCAAAAAGCTGACCACTATGTACCACTCATTTAAAAAGTTACCGTTGCACACAGACATCACCACCTTCTTATTTTTTAATATGACTGATCACCCAACTATTTAAATACACACAAAGCAACCATATTTTTTAATTTGACTGACGATCTATTTATTTGAACATAAATCAAAGTACCATATGTACCACGGTACTGCATATGTACACAGTGGTACGCTATCTTACATAATAAAATACTAGATacataaaaataaattataaacacACTAATCAAATCGGGTACCGCAAGGTACTCTTTTTTGCACACCGTGGTACATCATATGAAGAACATATATATAGATCTTGCTCATAAAAAACAATATCAAGAGAAATAAAAAGAGTTTCATGTACCGGCTTTCTCAACTGGATATATTAGCTTTATGCATAATATTCACTATCATTTTTAGGGGGGAAAGTGGGTACAAcagaaatagaaaaaagaataaaagttggaaaaaaatttgaagtCGCCCATGAGCTTGGAGTCGAGCTTGCACCAGCTGTTCTCAGTGGATTTCGGGCTCGTTTGGTAGAGTTCCGGCTTCTcgaaaaacagctccggctccggctcctctatgcaaaaaattttgtaaataaacttcatttagtactccatgcatgtgtcgaaacattcgatgtgacggttttTTTGCATTTACAGGATTTATAGGGtggaaactaaacatggcctatgTGAGCCTGCGTAAAGCTGACCCACCTGTACCTGCATCACCACTCCATTTCCGCCCGTGAGCCactcatttcaaaaaaaaatactgttgCAAACGGTcatcttctattttttttaatttgaatgaGAACACGTCTGTTTGAATATACACCGAGGAACCATTTTCGATATATACCATGGTACCCCATATGAAGAATCCTTAATGTTGCACACGATCAtcttctaatttttttaatttgagtGAGCACATGTATGTTTGAATATACATCAAGGAACCAGTTTCGATATACACCATGGTACCACATATGAAGaatcttttttttaatatacaTTGTGGTGCATTTTTTAATAAACATGTGGTACCGCACATGAACAATCCTTGAACAACTCTTTGAACACACATAAATGATCTTTCGAGTCTCCCCTTGATTGAAGTTCACGCATGTACAACAGGCACAATTAATATACATGCCACATAAAACACGAGCCACAATATAAATACTCCTATATTGACATCAATAATATAAATTCGTCCTGTGCATCAGGAATTGCTCAAGGATCATTTaaattttacatttttctgCTTGAAAAATAT
This portion of the Panicum virgatum strain AP13 chromosome 2N, P.virgatum_v5, whole genome shotgun sequence genome encodes:
- the LOC120658544 gene encoding pentatricopeptide repeat-containing protein PNM1, mitochondrial-like, translating into MWRRHLLRFLPSPAPGATAATPHSPFLRHLSTSTTPALTNSLASSLAAALAALSTTPPPATTADAYFSLHFSDVRPTNALLAEALALSPPDSSRAAADLFRFLVRRRSLHPSDGALAPVVRHLARRRDFPAVRALIQEFPTALGPATLDAYLRQLARAGRPTDAVKVFDELPEQLRNREALTSLVSSLSAEGFPSHAERATKKVANEIFPDDNICTLLVSGYADAGKLDHALRLIGETRRGGFQPGLDSYNAILDCVCRLCRKKDPLRMSVEAEKFLVDMEANGIPRDAGTFRVLITNLCKIRKTEDAMNLFRRMGEWGCSPDADTYLVLIRSLYQAARISEGDEMMTWMRSAGFGDKLDRKAYYGFIKILCGIERVEHAVKVFRMMKGYGHAPGVKSYSLLIENLTRHNLGDRASALFREAVARGVTVAPREYKTEKRFVKAKKEKKVKKRLTLPEKMRLKSKRLYKLRMSFVKKPRRRMRI